In the Candidatus Nanopelagicales bacterium genome, one interval contains:
- a CDS encoding polyribonucleotide nucleotidyltransferase: protein MEGSEVTTTSAVIDNGAFGKRTITFETGRFALQAAGSVTVTLDEETFLLSATTAGKSPRDSFDFFPLTVDVEERMYAVGRIPGSFFRREGRPSEDAILTCRLIDRPLRPTFVKGLRNEVQVVVTVMALAPGDLYDVVAINAASASTQIAGLPFSGPIGAVRVALIRGQWVAFPTHEQLEEAVFDMVIAGSIAGDDVAITMVEAEATERTIELIAGGATAPTEEVVAQGLEAGKPFIKALCEAQIELAAKAAKPTADFPIFLDYQDDAYEAVAHIAAESVAQALTIVRKAEREDRLDAIKGEVLAALGEKFAGREKELSAALRSVTKNSVRERVLRDKIRIDGRGLTDIRTLAAEVQVIPRVHGSALFERGETQILGITTLNMLKMEQQLDTLNPENRKRYMHNYNFPPYSTGETGRVGSPKRREIGHGALAERALVPVLPSREDFPYAIRQVSEALGSNGSTSMGSVCASTMSLLNAGVPLKAPVAGIAMGLISGVVDGKQEFVAITDILGAEDAYGDMDFKVAGTKEFVTALQLDTKLEGIPASVLASALNQARDARLTILEVMAEAIDTPDEMAPTAPRVISVQIPVDKIGEVIGPKGKIINQIQEETGADITIQDDGTIYIGATDGASADAARTAINQIANPTMPEVGERYLGTVVKTTTFGAFISLVPGKDGLLHISEVKKLAGGKRIEAVEDVLKVGDKVQVEIKEIDPRGKLSLAPVIEEATA, encoded by the coding sequence GTGGAGGGTTCCGAAGTAACAACAACAAGCGCCGTTATTGACAACGGTGCATTTGGTAAGCGCACGATCACATTTGAAACTGGCCGTTTTGCATTGCAGGCTGCAGGTTCAGTCACTGTCACACTCGACGAAGAGACATTCCTGCTTTCAGCAACCACAGCTGGCAAGAGCCCACGTGATTCATTCGATTTCTTCCCACTCACCGTGGATGTTGAAGAACGCATGTACGCAGTTGGTCGTATTCCAGGCTCGTTCTTCCGTCGTGAAGGTCGTCCAAGTGAAGATGCAATCCTCACCTGCCGTTTGATTGACCGCCCATTGCGCCCAACCTTCGTGAAGGGCCTGCGCAACGAAGTGCAGGTTGTTGTCACGGTGATGGCACTTGCACCTGGCGATCTCTACGACGTCGTCGCAATCAACGCTGCTTCAGCTTCAACGCAGATCGCTGGCTTGCCATTCTCTGGTCCAATCGGTGCGGTACGCGTTGCATTGATTCGCGGCCAGTGGGTTGCATTCCCAACACATGAGCAGCTTGAAGAAGCTGTATTCGACATGGTTATTGCAGGTTCAATCGCCGGTGACGATGTTGCAATCACGATGGTTGAGGCAGAAGCAACTGAGCGCACCATCGAACTCATCGCTGGTGGAGCAACGGCTCCAACTGAAGAGGTTGTAGCTCAGGGTCTTGAAGCTGGCAAGCCATTCATTAAGGCTCTGTGTGAAGCGCAGATTGAACTCGCAGCCAAGGCTGCAAAGCCAACTGCAGACTTCCCAATTTTCCTTGATTACCAAGATGATGCTTACGAAGCTGTAGCGCACATCGCAGCAGAATCAGTTGCTCAGGCGCTGACCATTGTTCGCAAAGCAGAGCGCGAAGATCGTCTCGATGCGATCAAGGGTGAAGTTCTTGCTGCACTTGGCGAAAAGTTCGCTGGACGTGAGAAGGAATTGTCCGCAGCACTTCGCTCGGTTACAAAGAACAGCGTTCGTGAGCGCGTTCTTCGCGACAAGATCCGCATCGATGGTCGTGGCCTTACTGACATCCGCACCTTGGCTGCAGAAGTTCAGGTCATTCCACGCGTTCACGGTTCAGCATTGTTCGAGCGCGGCGAAACTCAGATTTTGGGTATCACCACGTTGAACATGCTCAAGATGGAGCAGCAGCTCGACACTTTGAACCCAGAAAACCGCAAGCGCTACATGCACAACTACAACTTCCCTCCTTACTCAACAGGTGAGACCGGTCGTGTTGGTTCACCAAAGCGCCGCGAAATCGGTCACGGTGCGCTTGCAGAGCGTGCGTTGGTTCCAGTTCTTCCATCACGCGAAGACTTCCCATACGCAATCCGCCAGGTTTCTGAAGCTCTGGGCTCAAATGGTTCAACCTCAATGGGTTCAGTTTGTGCATCGACTATGTCGCTACTCAATGCTGGTGTGCCGTTGAAGGCACCAGTTGCTGGTATTGCTATGGGTCTTATCTCGGGTGTTGTTGATGGCAAGCAGGAATTCGTTGCAATCACCGACATTCTTGGTGCAGAAGATGCCTACGGCGATATGGATTTCAAGGTTGCAGGCACGAAGGAATTCGTTACCGCGTTGCAGCTTGATACCAAGCTCGAAGGCATTCCTGCTTCAGTACTTGCAAGTGCGCTGAATCAGGCCCGCGATGCTCGTTTGACGATTCTTGAAGTCATGGCAGAAGCAATTGATACGCCTGATGAAATGGCACCAACTGCGCCACGCGTCATCAGTGTTCAGATTCCAGTGGACAAGATCGGCGAAGTGATTGGGCCTAAAGGCAAGATCATCAACCAGATCCAAGAAGAAACTGGCGCTGACATCACGATTCAAGATGACGGCACGATCTACATCGGCGCAACCGATGGCGCTTCGGCTGACGCTGCACGAACCGCAATCAATCAGATTGCAAATCCAACGATGCCAGAGGTTGGCGAGCGCTACCTCGGAACAGTTGTGAAGACAACCACCTTCGGTGCCTTCATTTCCCTCGTTCCAGGCAAGGATGGCTTGCTGCACATTTCCGAGGTTAAGAAGTTGGCCGGCGGCAAGCGCATCGAGGCAGTTGAAGATGTACTCAAGGTTGGCGACAAAGTGCAGGTCGAGATCAAGGAAATTGATCCACGCGGCAAGTTGTCACTCGCACCAGTGATCGAAGAGGCAACGGCTTAA
- the rpsO gene encoding 30S ribosomal protein S15 produces MSLDKAVKEEIIAEFGTKPGDTGSPEVQIALLSRRINDLTGHLKEHKHDHHSRRGLLILVGQRRRLLQYLVKTDIARYRTIIEKLGIRR; encoded by the coding sequence ATGTCACTCGACAAGGCAGTCAAAGAAGAAATCATCGCTGAATTTGGCACCAAGCCAGGCGATACCGGTTCCCCAGAAGTGCAGATTGCATTGCTCAGCCGTCGTATTAACGACTTAACTGGCCACCTCAAGGAACACAAGCATGATCACCACAGCCGCCGTGGCCTGTTGATTCTCGTTGGCCAGCGCCGCCGCCTTCTCCAGTACTTGGTGAAGACCGACATCGCGCGCTACCGCACAATCATTGAGAAGCTCGGCATTCGTCGCTAA
- a CDS encoding bifunctional riboflavin kinase/FAD synthetase: MSHEHEKQGAVVCIGVFDGVHKGHQALIAQARAIADDLHTELIALTFDPHPLAVVRPDLAPQSLASLAERRFLLFDAGVDDVFVLQFNDEVASWDPETFIHRVLHDTLNAQAVVVGGNFRFGHEGAGDVNTLREAGQQYHFSVTEVGLAADVQPWSSTRVRHALALGDLQEARNVLGRDYDLSGIVVHGDHRGRELGFPTANLQWQGTPVVPGDGVYAGWLVYGNQRYPAAISVGTNPQFAGVERRVESYVLDRSDLDLYGHEITVIFIEQLRGQMTFDGLEGLIDQMNTDVANTRAVLGLL, from the coding sequence ATGAGTCACGAACACGAAAAACAGGGTGCAGTTGTCTGCATTGGTGTGTTCGATGGCGTTCATAAAGGTCATCAGGCACTCATCGCACAGGCTCGAGCTATTGCTGATGATTTACACACTGAACTCATTGCGCTCACTTTTGACCCGCACCCGTTGGCTGTGGTTCGTCCAGATCTTGCGCCGCAATCCCTTGCGTCATTGGCTGAACGTCGTTTCTTGCTGTTTGACGCTGGCGTTGACGACGTGTTCGTTCTCCAATTCAATGACGAAGTTGCCAGTTGGGATCCTGAAACATTTATCCACCGGGTGCTGCACGACACTTTGAATGCACAAGCAGTTGTCGTCGGTGGCAATTTTCGATTTGGTCATGAAGGTGCGGGGGATGTCAACACGCTGCGCGAGGCTGGCCAGCAGTACCACTTCTCAGTCACCGAAGTTGGCTTGGCGGCAGATGTCCAGCCTTGGTCTTCAACCCGAGTGCGTCATGCCCTAGCTCTTGGTGATTTGCAGGAAGCACGAAACGTCCTGGGACGTGACTATGACCTGTCAGGCATCGTGGTTCATGGCGACCACCGAGGGCGAGAGTTGGGGTTTCCGACCGCGAATCTTCAATGGCAAGGTACTCCGGTTGTCCCAGGTGATGGGGTTTATGCCGGTTGGCTTGTCTATGGCAATCAGCGCTACCCGGCAGCAATTTCGGTGGGAACCAATCCACAATTTGCTGGTGTCGAGCGTCGGGTAGAAAGTTATGTGCTGGATCGCTCCGACCTGGACCTCTATGGCCACGAAATCACCGTGATCTTCATCGAGCAACTTCGTGGACAAATGACCTTCGATGGCCTTGAGGGGCTCATCGATCAGATGAATACGGATGTGGCCAATACGAGGGCGGTCTTGGGGCTGCTGTAA
- the truB gene encoding tRNA pseudouridine(55) synthase TruB: MNGLLVLDKPSEWTSHDVVGRTRRILNTRKVGHAGTLDPMATGVLVLGVGRATRLLGYIAGADKTYAATIRLGQSTVTDDAEGEVIEVASREAIEYLSFDAVLQGIELLTGEIEQVPSSVSAIKVNGQRAYAKVRSGDEVKLQARGVTVSEFQALTHRSGEGFLDIDVEVTCSSGTYIRALARDLGRELGVGGHLTALRRTRVGKWPLTDAIDLETFGALSDPQHALIPIAEAAARVFPSWVVNESDAAFVRHGRRIDWSYSGVDEGVIAIFDQAGEFLALAERHGPTAKYPAVFV; this comes from the coding sequence GTGAACGGGTTGCTCGTTCTCGATAAGCCATCTGAGTGGACCTCACACGATGTGGTCGGTCGAACTCGGCGAATTTTGAATACCCGCAAAGTAGGTCATGCGGGAACTCTTGACCCGATGGCGACTGGTGTTTTAGTGCTTGGCGTTGGTCGCGCAACCAGACTGTTGGGTTATATCGCTGGAGCCGACAAGACGTATGCGGCAACTATTCGGCTTGGCCAAAGCACAGTTACTGATGATGCCGAAGGTGAAGTTATCGAAGTAGCTTCGCGCGAGGCAATCGAATATTTGAGTTTCGATGCGGTGCTGCAGGGCATTGAATTGCTCACTGGGGAAATCGAGCAAGTCCCAAGTTCGGTCAGTGCCATTAAAGTTAACGGTCAGCGGGCGTACGCAAAAGTGCGTTCTGGTGACGAAGTGAAACTGCAGGCACGCGGGGTAACCGTCAGCGAATTTCAGGCGCTTACGCATCGCTCGGGGGAGGGATTCCTCGATATTGACGTTGAAGTTACCTGCAGTTCTGGCACATATATCCGTGCGTTAGCTCGTGACCTTGGCCGCGAACTGGGAGTTGGCGGCCATTTGACTGCTCTTCGTCGAACGCGCGTGGGTAAATGGCCATTAACTGATGCGATTGATCTAGAAACCTTTGGCGCGTTGTCTGATCCGCAGCATGCACTCATTCCAATAGCTGAGGCTGCTGCTCGTGTCTTCCCATCGTGGGTCGTCAATGAGTCAGATGCTGCATTCGTTCGTCATGGCAGACGGATTGACTGGTCATATTCGGGTGTCGACGAGGGTGTCATTGCGATCTTCGATCAGGCAGGTGAGTTTTTGGCACTAGCTGAACGTCATGGACCAACGGCCAAGTACCCGGCCGTATTCGTGTGA
- the rbfA gene encoding 30S ribosome-binding factor RbfA, with the protein MSKARQHKLEDRVRVIVAETLEKRVKDPRLGFITITDVRMTPDLREASVFYTVYGDAQAQDETAAALESAKGLLRSEVGKQTGIKFTPSLAFFADAMPENARHVEELLRKAQEDDERVHLQAAQGTYAGEVDPYRHPREVESDE; encoded by the coding sequence ATGAGTAAGGCACGCCAACATAAGCTCGAAGATCGCGTTCGCGTGATTGTGGCTGAGACGCTCGAAAAGCGCGTGAAGGACCCTCGTTTGGGTTTCATCACGATCACTGACGTGCGTATGACACCCGATCTACGCGAAGCATCGGTTTTCTACACCGTGTATGGCGATGCTCAAGCTCAAGATGAGACAGCTGCGGCTCTTGAGTCAGCAAAAGGATTGTTGCGCAGCGAAGTTGGCAAGCAGACGGGAATCAAATTCACTCCGTCCCTTGCCTTCTTCGCTGACGCGATGCCAGAGAACGCTCGTCACGTAGAAGAGTTGTTGCGCAAGGCTCAAGAGGACGATGAACGCGTGCATCTGCAAGCGGCGCAAGGTACCTATGCAGGTGAGGTCGATCCGTATCGTCATCCGCGTGAGGTTGAATCTGACGAGTGA